One genomic segment of Paenibacillus sp. FSL H8-0332 includes these proteins:
- the trmB gene encoding tRNA (guanosine(46)-N7)-methyltransferase TrmB, with product MRLRGRKGIRESLEEQTDLVILEPRSLKGRWSELFGNDHPIHVEFGMGKGQFISQMSFKYPEINFIGVDMYDELVRRAAEKARNVWEPAGEATPPNVRVALANIDYAEEVFAPGELERIYLNFSDPWPKSKHARRRLTHPRFLDKYRGLLSPLGEIHLKTDSRSLFEFSLNAFADYGLQMKNISLDLHEDGVINEEHVMTEYETKFYGRGVNIHRCEAIVGDEALKQYQATRLDKYRL from the coding sequence ATGCGTTTACGCGGAAGAAAAGGAATACGTGAAAGTCTTGAGGAGCAGACCGACCTGGTCATCCTGGAACCACGCAGCCTGAAGGGGCGCTGGTCCGAATTGTTCGGCAATGACCATCCGATTCATGTGGAATTCGGAATGGGCAAGGGGCAGTTTATCAGTCAAATGAGCTTTAAATACCCGGAGATTAATTTCATCGGCGTGGATATGTATGACGAGCTGGTGCGGCGTGCAGCCGAGAAGGCCCGGAATGTATGGGAGCCGGCAGGCGAAGCGACACCACCGAACGTGAGAGTGGCCCTGGCCAATATCGATTACGCAGAGGAAGTGTTCGCTCCGGGGGAGCTGGAACGGATTTATCTGAACTTCAGTGATCCCTGGCCGAAAAGCAAGCATGCCCGCCGCCGCCTGACGCATCCGCGTTTTCTTGATAAATACCGCGGACTGCTCAGTCCGCTTGGCGAGATCCATTTGAAGACGGATTCCCGCAGCCTGTTTGAATTCTCGCTTAATGCATTTGCCGACTACGGTCTGCAGATGAAGAATATTTCGCTTGATCTGCATGAGGACGGCGTGATCAATGAAGAGCATGTCATGACCGAATACGAGACCAAGTTCTATGGCCGCGGCGTGAACATTCACCGCTGCGAGGCGATTGTCGGAGACGAGGCGCTGAAGCAATATCAGGCCACACGTCTGGACAAGTACCGCCTCTAG
- a CDS encoding nucleotidyltransferase family protein — MNEQQQRLTELFTRDTLLMDIFKRAQGLAPFPYYIGAGCLVQTVWNERTGREPGYGISDIDIIYYDASDLSYAAEDEVIAKGRELFDGIALPVDLKNQARVHLWYPQKFGVEINAYLSLEAAIDSWPTTVTSLGVRLELNGEWKIYAPFGLEDLFQLILRPNKALISEKIYEAKTQKWKSKWPELTVVPW, encoded by the coding sequence ATGAATGAGCAGCAGCAACGTCTTACAGAACTGTTCACCCGCGATACGCTGCTAATGGATATTTTCAAGCGTGCCCAAGGCCTGGCCCCGTTCCCGTACTACATAGGTGCAGGATGCCTGGTGCAAACGGTGTGGAACGAGCGGACCGGGCGAGAGCCGGGGTACGGAATTAGTGACATCGATATTATTTACTACGATGCGTCGGATCTGAGCTATGCTGCTGAGGATGAGGTGATTGCGAAGGGCAGGGAGCTTTTTGACGGTATTGCCCTTCCGGTCGATCTCAAGAATCAGGCCAGAGTTCATCTGTGGTACCCCCAGAAGTTCGGTGTGGAGATCAACGCCTACCTCTCGCTTGAAGCGGCAATCGACAGCTGGCCGACTACAGTGACCTCACTGGGAGTAAGGCTTGAGCTGAACGGGGAATGGAAGATTTATGCTCCATTTGGTCTGGAGGATTTATTTCAATTGATTCTACGGCCCAACAAAGCACTGATCAGCGAGAAGATCTATGAAGCGAAAACGCAGAAATGGAAGTCGAAATGGCCGGAGCTTACGGTGGTTCCCTGGTAG
- the rpmI gene encoding 50S ribosomal protein L35, giving the protein MPKMKTHSSLKGRFKITGTGKVLRYKAHKNHLLSHKSKRAKRVLNGNPVMAPGDVRRLKQGLANLK; this is encoded by the coding sequence ATGCCTAAAATGAAAACACATAGCAGCCTGAAAGGCCGCTTCAAGATCACTGGAACTGGTAAAGTATTGCGTTATAAAGCTCACAAGAACCACTTGCTGTCCCACAAATCGAAACGTGCAAAACGCGTATTGAACGGCAATCCGGTAATGGCCCCTGGGGATGTAAGACGCTTGAAACAAGGACTCGCTAACTTGAAATAG
- the infC gene encoding translation initiation factor IF-3, with the protein MINDEIRAKEVRLVGAEGEQIGIKPIREALQMAIDLNLDLVNVAPQAKPPVCRIMDYGKFRYETQKKEKEARKNQKIVDLKEVWFRANIEEHDYQTKFRNVIKFLGEGDKVKCSVRFRGREITHASIGQKILERVKSEVEEIAVVERQPKLEGRSMIMILAPKPQ; encoded by the coding sequence ATGATCAATGATGAAATTCGTGCCAAAGAGGTTCGGCTGGTCGGAGCAGAGGGTGAACAAATCGGGATCAAGCCGATCCGCGAGGCGTTACAAATGGCGATCGATCTTAATCTGGATTTAGTCAACGTAGCACCACAGGCGAAGCCGCCGGTATGCCGCATCATGGATTACGGCAAGTTCCGTTATGAAACGCAGAAGAAAGAGAAGGAAGCCCGCAAGAACCAGAAGATCGTGGATCTCAAGGAAGTCTGGTTCCGTGCAAACATTGAAGAACATGATTATCAGACCAAGTTCCGCAATGTAATCAAGTTCCTGGGCGAAGGCGATAAAGTGAAGTGCTCCGTCCGTTTCCGCGGCCGTGAGATTACCCACGCTAGTATCGGCCAGAAGATCCTGGAGCGCGTGAAGAGCGAAGTAGAAGAAATTGCTGTTGTAGAGCGCCAGCCTAAGCTGGAAGGCCGCAGCATGATTATGATTCTGGCTCCGAAGCCCCAATAA
- a CDS encoding type I phosphomannose isomerase catalytic subunit: MTKPYPLKFQPEFKERVWGGRALEKFGLDLPEGHIGEGWMIADHPNGTSSVVNGELAGQGLDAIREQFGHEWFGSKGITEEGGRFPLLIKLLDCNDNLSVQVHPTDDYAGLPKGELGKTEMWYVLDAKPGAKIIYGLKEGVTREMLKDALENGTVMDSLQEVTVAAGDSFYIPAGTVHALCAGVVVAEIQQNSDTTYRIYDYDRPGLDGKPRELHIEDSLNVTAYEGAGATSMKTDGAVAGEWLQIASSPYFIVEKGVVAGEWQLATTDDSFTILVICEGSGHLIWEGGSQPYAAGECYLLPSSLGAYSIEGQSTVLRSYLP; this comes from the coding sequence ATGACGAAACCATATCCTCTGAAATTTCAGCCGGAATTCAAAGAACGTGTCTGGGGAGGCCGGGCGCTGGAGAAATTCGGCCTGGATCTGCCGGAAGGCCATATCGGCGAAGGCTGGATGATTGCCGATCATCCGAACGGCACCTCCTCTGTTGTCAACGGCGAGCTGGCCGGACAAGGCCTGGATGCCATCCGAGAGCAGTTCGGGCACGAGTGGTTCGGCAGCAAGGGCATCACGGAAGAAGGCGGAAGATTCCCGCTGCTGATCAAGCTGCTGGATTGCAACGATAACCTCTCCGTGCAGGTACACCCTACGGATGATTATGCCGGCCTGCCTAAGGGCGAGCTGGGCAAAACCGAAATGTGGTACGTGCTGGACGCCAAGCCAGGCGCCAAAATCATCTACGGCCTGAAGGAAGGCGTCACCCGCGAGATGCTGAAGGACGCGCTGGAGAACGGAACGGTTATGGACAGCCTGCAGGAAGTAACTGTAGCTGCCGGAGACTCCTTCTATATCCCTGCCGGGACTGTACATGCCTTGTGCGCAGGTGTCGTTGTAGCGGAGATCCAGCAGAACTCTGACACTACATACCGGATTTACGATTATGACCGTCCGGGTCTCGACGGGAAGCCGCGCGAGCTGCATATCGAGGATTCCCTGAATGTGACCGCTTATGAGGGAGCAGGCGCGACTTCGATGAAGACGGATGGTGCCGTGGCCGGGGAATGGCTGCAAATTGCCTCCTCTCCATATTTCATTGTTGAAAAAGGTGTGGTCGCCGGCGAATGGCAGCTCGCCACTACAGATGACAGCTTCACCATTCTGGTGATCTGCGAGGGCAGCGGCCACCTGATCTGGGAGGGCGGCTCCCAGCCTTATGCGGCTGGCGAATGTTATCTGCTCCCTTCCAGCCTGGGCGCTTACAGCATTGAAGGACAATCTACCGTGCTGCGCTCTTATCTGCCTTAA
- a CDS encoding TIGR01212 family radical SAM protein (This family includes YhcC from E. coli K-12, an uncharacterized radical SAM protein.) — MSNLLQASSPLLWGDKRFHTWNYEMRGQMDTKVFKVMLDAGFTCPNRDGSIAKGGCTFCSARGSGDFAGSRRDDLVTQFNHIRDRQHQKWPNAKYIGYFQAYTNTYAPVEELREYYEVILQQPGVVGLAIATRPDCLPDDVVEYLAELNQRTYLWVEMGLQTIHQSTSDLINRAHDTACYTEAVAKLRRHGIRVCTHIIHGLPQETHEMMLETVAAVANMGVQGIKIHLLHLMRKTPMVKQYEAGLLRFLERDEYVKLIADSLEILPPDMIVHRLTGDAPRDALIGPMWSLKKWEVLNAIDHELAARDTWQGKYWREG, encoded by the coding sequence ATGTCTAATCTTTTACAGGCCTCCTCTCCGCTTCTGTGGGGGGATAAACGGTTCCATACCTGGAACTACGAAATGCGCGGGCAGATGGATACCAAGGTGTTCAAGGTCATGCTCGATGCAGGCTTCACCTGTCCGAACCGAGACGGTTCCATCGCCAAAGGAGGCTGTACGTTCTGCAGTGCCAGAGGCTCAGGCGATTTCGCCGGAAGCCGCCGGGATGACCTGGTCACCCAGTTCAACCATATCCGCGACCGCCAGCATCAGAAATGGCCGAATGCCAAATATATCGGCTACTTCCAGGCCTATACTAATACGTATGCTCCTGTCGAGGAGCTAAGGGAATATTATGAAGTCATTTTGCAGCAGCCCGGGGTTGTCGGCCTCGCCATTGCCACCCGCCCCGACTGCCTCCCGGATGATGTAGTGGAGTATCTCGCGGAGCTGAACCAGCGCACCTATCTATGGGTGGAAATGGGGCTTCAGACCATTCATCAGTCCACCTCGGATCTGATTAACCGCGCGCATGATACCGCCTGCTATACTGAAGCTGTTGCCAAGCTCCGCCGTCACGGCATCCGGGTGTGTACCCATATCATTCACGGACTTCCGCAAGAAACGCATGAGATGATGCTGGAGACCGTAGCTGCTGTAGCGAATATGGGGGTTCAGGGGATCAAAATCCACCTGCTTCACCTCATGCGCAAAACGCCGATGGTGAAGCAGTATGAAGCCGGGCTGCTGCGGTTCCTGGAGCGGGATGAGTATGTGAAGCTCATTGCCGATTCGCTGGAAATTCTGCCGCCGGACATGATCGTCCACCGGCTGACCGGTGACGCCCCGCGCGATGCTCTGATCGGCCCGATGTGGAGCCTCAAGAAATGGGAAGTGTTGAATGCGATAGATCACGAGTTGGCAGCACGCGACACCTGGCAGGGTAAGTACTGGAGGGAGGGCTGA
- the rplT gene encoding 50S ribosomal protein L20, which produces MARVKGGFVVRRRHKKVLKLAKGYFGSKHRIFKTAKEQVMKSMVYAYRDRRQTKRNFRRLWIVRINAAARLNGLSYSKLVYGLKLAGVEVNRKMLADLAVNDLNAFNSLAVVAKEKINA; this is translated from the coding sequence ATGGCAAGAGTTAAGGGCGGATTTGTAGTTCGTCGTAGACATAAAAAAGTATTGAAGCTGGCAAAGGGTTACTTCGGTTCCAAGCACCGCATTTTCAAAACAGCTAAAGAGCAAGTAATGAAATCGATGGTTTACGCTTATCGTGACCGTCGTCAGACTAAACGTAACTTCCGCAGACTGTGGATCGTTCGTATCAATGCTGCAGCCCGTTTGAACGGACTGTCTTACAGCAAGCTTGTATACGGCCTGAAATTGGCTGGTGTAGAAGTGAACCGTAAGATGCTGGCTGACCTGGCAGTGAATGATCTGAACGCCTTCAACTCCCTGGCTGTTGTTGCCAAAGAGAAGATCAACGCGTAA
- a CDS encoding alpha/beta hydrolase codes for MTENTFTMTDPLDVQIHVYEWLPDAGTEIRGIVQIAHGMCETAARYARFASALTAAGYAVYANDHRGHGLTAGRVNLLGDSGENGFYWMRRNLLQLGGIACSRHEQAPIYLFAHSMGSFLAQKLMCEEGHEIYSGFILSGTNGPRSMLRMAESLSAMQLRLQGDHHRSVLLNGIVFGAYNRSFSPVRTAFDWLSSDPEEVDHFIADPYCGAICTTRFFRDFFHMLRELHTKSTLRTLCSDKPVYLFAGEKDPVGMNGQGVMRLAELYRKQGLQDVECKLYPGGRHEMLNEVNRDEVTADVLDWLARHLPAESMRLQPTAD; via the coding sequence ATGACTGAGAACACTTTTACCATGACTGATCCCTTAGATGTCCAAATCCATGTCTATGAATGGCTGCCGGACGCGGGAACGGAGATCCGGGGAATTGTGCAGATTGCGCACGGTATGTGTGAGACGGCTGCGCGATATGCCCGGTTCGCTTCGGCGCTCACCGCAGCCGGTTATGCCGTGTATGCCAATGACCACCGGGGACATGGCCTTACCGCCGGCAGAGTCAATCTGCTCGGTGACAGCGGAGAGAACGGCTTCTACTGGATGCGGCGCAATCTCCTGCAGCTTGGGGGCATTGCCTGCTCCCGGCATGAGCAAGCTCCTATCTACCTGTTCGCCCACAGCATGGGTTCCTTTCTGGCTCAAAAGCTGATGTGTGAAGAAGGCCATGAGATCTACAGCGGCTTCATCCTCAGCGGTACCAATGGGCCCCGGAGTATGCTGCGGATGGCGGAATCCCTCTCGGCGATGCAGTTAAGACTCCAGGGAGACCATCACCGCAGCGTGTTGTTGAACGGAATTGTGTTCGGTGCATACAACCGCTCCTTCTCTCCGGTGCGGACGGCTTTTGACTGGCTCAGCAGCGACCCGGAGGAAGTGGACCACTTCATTGCCGACCCGTACTGCGGGGCGATCTGTACCACCCGCTTCTTCCGGGATTTCTTCCATATGCTGCGCGAGCTTCATACCAAGTCTACTCTGCGGACCCTGTGCAGTGACAAGCCGGTTTACCTATTCGCGGGCGAGAAGGACCCTGTGGGGATGAACGGTCAAGGGGTGATGCGTCTGGCTGAGTTATACCGGAAGCAGGGGCTTCAGGATGTTGAGTGCAAGCTGTATCCGGGAGGCCGGCATGAGATGCTGAACGAGGTCAACCGGGACGAGGTCACGGCCGATGTGCTAGACTGGCTGGCCCGCCACCTGCCTGCCGAATCTATGCGGCTACAGCCTACGGCGGATTAG
- a CDS encoding phosphatase PAP2 family protein codes for MRPLFKKLHLLEQRVFQWINGRMHNPFLNFWLFYLTHLGGATSAIGINLLVWAVCPQPWRTTGLQALAALAISHVPVAIAKKLYPRLRPYLALPDTNTFRNPLKDHSFPSGHTTAIFASTVPYMIAYPVLTAVLLPLACTVGFSRIYLGLHYPSDVLAGAVIGSGVAAGTLALWI; via the coding sequence ATGAGACCTTTATTCAAGAAACTGCATCTCCTGGAGCAGCGGGTGTTTCAATGGATTAACGGACGGATGCACAATCCGTTTCTGAACTTCTGGCTTTTCTACCTCACTCATCTCGGAGGTGCAACAAGCGCGATCGGCATCAATCTCCTGGTCTGGGCAGTGTGCCCGCAGCCATGGAGAACTACAGGACTTCAGGCACTGGCCGCGCTGGCGATAAGCCATGTACCCGTCGCTATCGCCAAAAAGCTCTACCCGCGCTTGCGGCCCTATCTGGCCCTGCCGGATACCAATACGTTCCGTAATCCGCTTAAGGATCACTCTTTTCCTTCAGGCCATACGACCGCTATCTTCGCCTCAACGGTTCCTTATATGATAGCCTATCCTGTCCTGACTGCGGTCCTGCTTCCTCTGGCCTGCACAGTCGGCTTCTCCCGGATCTACCTTGGACTGCATTATCCGTCTGATGTCCTCGCAGGGGCGGTCATTGGGTCTGGAGTCGCAGCCGGTACGCTTGCCCTGTGGATATGA
- a CDS encoding acyl-CoA thioesterase, protein MEQEHTPQAAPDFKYCHESRVFKTGRVFPNDVNNHKTLFGGKLMSTIDEVASISAMRHCRVNVVTASADSVDFLLPIRPTDSVCFESFVSWTGRTSIEVFVKIISENLYTGERAVAATSFLTFVAMNEDGTTAPVPAIVAQTEEEKLICQSADERSALRKLRRTSSKKLASLLSTTKYWE, encoded by the coding sequence ATGGAACAAGAACACACACCACAAGCTGCACCCGACTTCAAATACTGTCACGAATCCCGCGTATTCAAAACCGGCCGTGTCTTCCCGAATGATGTAAACAATCATAAGACACTATTCGGAGGCAAACTAATGAGCACCATTGATGAGGTTGCCTCTATCTCAGCCATGCGCCACTGCCGGGTCAACGTGGTCACTGCATCCGCCGACTCTGTAGACTTCCTCCTGCCGATCCGGCCTACGGATTCCGTTTGTTTCGAATCTTTTGTCTCCTGGACCGGACGCACCAGCATCGAGGTGTTCGTCAAGATCATCTCGGAGAATCTGTATACAGGTGAACGCGCCGTTGCCGCCACTTCCTTCCTGACCTTCGTAGCCATGAATGAGGATGGCACTACAGCCCCTGTTCCCGCCATCGTGGCGCAGACCGAGGAAGAGAAGCTGATCTGCCAGTCGGCGGACGAGCGTTCCGCCCTGCGCAAGCTGAGACGCACCAGCAGCAAGAAGCTCGCTTCCCTGCTTAGCACAACGAAATACTGGGAATAA
- a CDS encoding class I SAM-dependent methyltransferase, producing the protein MGFLSVLSFAHKLTAERLSSGGWAIDATVGTGADTLFLAKAAGPRGGVYGFDIQPQALALAGERLRLAREEAPAALAPVTLLQQSHAAMAEAVPPAWRGTVAAVMFNLGYLPAGDADKTIITEPQSTLAALEAALLLLRPGGIITAVLYPGHEGGGREAAAVEAWAAGLAQQDAQTIVYRQLQRESAPYVVAVEKRQRG; encoded by the coding sequence ATGGGCTTCCTGTCTGTCCTTAGCTTCGCCCATAAGCTGACCGCTGAGCGGCTCTCGTCGGGCGGATGGGCTATCGACGCCACCGTGGGCACCGGAGCCGACACCCTGTTCCTCGCCAAGGCGGCCGGGCCGCGCGGCGGGGTGTACGGGTTCGACATTCAGCCACAGGCGCTGGCTCTTGCCGGCGAGCGCCTGCGGCTGGCCCGGGAGGAAGCGCCTGCTGCGCTGGCTCCCGTGACGCTGCTGCAGCAGAGCCATGCAGCCATGGCTGAAGCCGTTCCGCCCGCTTGGCGCGGAACGGTCGCGGCGGTGATGTTCAACCTCGGCTATCTGCCCGCAGGCGATGCCGATAAGACCATCATCACCGAGCCGCAGAGCACGCTGGCCGCGCTGGAGGCCGCGCTGCTGCTGCTTCGCCCGGGCGGGATCATCACGGCCGTGCTGTATCCCGGCCACGAAGGCGGCGGCCGCGAAGCCGCCGCTGTCGAAGCCTGGGCCGCCGGACTGGCCCAGCAGGACGCGCAGACTATCGTGTACCGGCAGCTTCAGCGCGAGTCTGCGCCGTATGTTGTAGCTGTAGAGAAGAGACAAAGGGGCTAG
- a CDS encoding glycosyltransferase family 2 protein yields MTDALFVTLQVILAAIAVYQFAFSLFGLRKKKNKVRHAPQKSFAVLVAAHNEEEVVGALMENLKQLNYPQELYDVFVICDNCTDNTAAIVREHGMNACVRTNSNLRGKGYAIEWMLKELWALPRQYDAVVMFDADNLAHTEFLTEMNNDLCSGGRVIQGYIDTKNPEDSWITAAYGVSYWYINRLWQLSRHNLNMANFLGGTGMCFETNLLKDMGWGATSLVEDLEFTMRSASKGVYPRFNYDAKVFDEKPLTFKASSRQRLRWMQGHFTVARRYFFPLLWQGIKERSLTKLDLALYGANVYIVLLTFLMTAVMFVDNAVFGGPHIANIYGHLPLWLGYFAVGANILTFLLAMALERVKFKKVYLYLLLFPVYLLSWYPITFYAFFTQNNKQWSHTKHTRVVRLEEVQSKQVS; encoded by the coding sequence ATGACAGACGCATTGTTTGTTACGCTCCAAGTGATCTTGGCGGCAATCGCAGTTTATCAGTTTGCATTTTCGCTGTTTGGACTGCGCAAGAAGAAGAACAAGGTTAGGCATGCGCCACAAAAGTCATTTGCCGTACTGGTCGCCGCACACAACGAGGAAGAAGTGGTCGGCGCTCTGATGGAGAACCTGAAGCAGCTTAATTATCCCCAGGAACTGTACGATGTATTTGTCATCTGTGACAACTGTACGGATAATACCGCTGCGATCGTGCGGGAGCACGGCATGAATGCCTGTGTACGTACCAACAGCAACCTGCGCGGTAAAGGCTATGCCATCGAGTGGATGCTGAAGGAGCTGTGGGCGCTGCCCCGCCAGTACGACGCGGTTGTCATGTTCGATGCCGACAACCTCGCACATACAGAGTTCCTGACAGAGATGAACAACGATCTGTGTTCAGGCGGACGGGTCATTCAAGGCTATATTGATACGAAGAATCCGGAGGATTCCTGGATTACTGCTGCTTATGGCGTATCCTACTGGTATATCAACCGGCTGTGGCAGCTGTCGCGCCATAATCTGAATATGGCCAATTTCCTCGGCGGAACGGGCATGTGCTTCGAGACGAACCTGCTCAAAGATATGGGCTGGGGCGCAACCAGTCTGGTTGAGGATTTGGAATTCACCATGCGCAGCGCCTCCAAGGGCGTATATCCAAGATTTAATTATGATGCCAAAGTATTCGATGAGAAGCCGCTTACCTTCAAGGCTTCCTCCAGACAGCGTCTGCGCTGGATGCAGGGTCATTTCACCGTGGCCCGCCGTTACTTCTTCCCGCTGCTGTGGCAGGGGATCAAGGAACGCAGCCTGACGAAGCTCGACCTGGCACTGTACGGAGCGAATGTATACATTGTGTTGCTTACGTTCCTGATGACTGCCGTAATGTTTGTGGATAATGCTGTGTTTGGCGGTCCGCATATTGCGAATATTTACGGACATCTGCCGCTGTGGCTCGGGTACTTTGCCGTAGGTGCCAATATTCTGACCTTCCTGCTGGCCATGGCGCTGGAGCGGGTGAAGTTCAAGAAGGTCTACCTGTACCTGCTGCTGTTCCCGGTCTACCTGCTCTCGTGGTATCCCATTACGTTCTATGCGTTCTTCACGCAGAACAACAAGCAGTGGAGTCATACCAAGCATACACGTGTAGTCCGGCTGGAAGAAGTGCAGAGCAAGCAGGTTTCATAA
- a CDS encoding B12-binding domain-containing radical SAM protein, with protein MRIVLATLNAKYIHTSLAIRLLKAYSEHEFKDILLAEYTIKDPAMNIVSDLFQKLPDVIGFSCYIWNIEETIKLVGILKQVMPEVKIVLGGPEVSYEPLYWMKREAGVDFVVNGDGEETFHHLLQEIRDEHKYHFVYGAAYRKGEELIVNPPRPKSDLNTLPTPHRFAEDLPELSKRIVYFETSRGCPFNCQFCLSSIEVGVRYYDIERVKSDLLYLIEGGAKVIKFLDRTFNINRNYAMEMFQFLIDNHQGCVFQFEITADIMRPEVLDFLAQNAPPGVFRFEIGVQSTNDETNELVKRRQNFTKLSRTVMKIKASGNIDQHLDLIAGLPMEDYATFRKTFNDVFAMEPEELQLGFLKMLRGTGLRAQAAKYDYTYMEHAPYEILSSHVMPFSDIIRLKRLEDVLEKYWNSQRLAHSVKYLIRHVFPSPFDFFQEFGDYWEERGWQKIGHQLEDLFTRLHDFLTDRGTASMDIVTGLMKLDYFLAHKYKPRKIWWDDVLDKSEWTKYMKQIAEQPERVSAKLAEAGLSERELQKFIVLDELPFRLAPVLESISGLRYDGELGAEAGAQPEAGARDGDGRELRGAAAEGESAELAVAVAETGAVHNDPHPGASDGRTLLVVLYQQDESQRAQYYMLPL; from the coding sequence ATGAGAATCGTCCTGGCCACATTAAATGCCAAATATATTCATACGTCGCTTGCGATCCGGCTGCTGAAGGCGTATAGCGAGCATGAATTCAAGGATATCCTTTTGGCGGAATATACCATCAAAGATCCCGCGATGAACATCGTGTCTGACCTTTTTCAGAAGCTGCCGGATGTGATTGGCTTCTCCTGTTATATCTGGAACATCGAGGAGACCATCAAGCTGGTCGGAATCCTCAAGCAGGTCATGCCGGAGGTCAAGATTGTGCTGGGCGGGCCGGAGGTATCCTATGAGCCGCTCTACTGGATGAAGCGGGAGGCCGGAGTGGACTTCGTCGTGAACGGTGACGGGGAAGAGACCTTCCACCATCTGCTGCAGGAGATCCGGGATGAACACAAGTACCATTTCGTATACGGTGCGGCTTACCGCAAGGGCGAAGAGCTGATCGTCAATCCTCCCCGTCCCAAAAGCGATCTCAACACCCTGCCGACTCCGCACCGTTTCGCGGAGGATCTGCCGGAGCTGAGCAAGCGTATCGTTTATTTTGAGACGAGCCGGGGCTGTCCCTTCAACTGCCAGTTCTGCCTGTCCAGCATTGAGGTGGGCGTGCGTTATTATGATATCGAACGGGTGAAGTCTGATCTGCTGTATCTGATCGAAGGCGGGGCCAAGGTCATCAAGTTCCTGGACCGTACCTTCAATATCAACCGCAATTATGCGATGGAAATGTTCCAGTTCCTGATCGACAATCATCAGGGCTGCGTGTTTCAGTTCGAGATAACCGCAGATATTATGCGTCCCGAGGTACTGGATTTCCTGGCACAGAATGCGCCTCCGGGCGTCTTCCGCTTCGAGATCGGCGTCCAGTCCACGAATGACGAGACGAATGAGCTGGTCAAGCGCCGCCAGAACTTCACCAAGCTGTCGCGCACCGTGATGAAGATCAAGGCCAGCGGCAATATCGACCAGCATCTCGATCTGATCGCCGGATTGCCGATGGAGGATTATGCCACCTTCCGCAAGACCTTCAATGATGTATTCGCCATGGAGCCGGAGGAGCTGCAGTTAGGCTTCCTCAAAATGCTGCGCGGAACCGGGCTGCGCGCCCAGGCTGCCAAATACGACTACACGTATATGGAGCATGCGCCATACGAAATTCTCAGCAGCCATGTCATGCCGTTCTCGGATATTATCCGGCTCAAGCGGCTGGAGGATGTGCTGGAGAAGTACTGGAACAGCCAGCGGCTGGCTCATTCCGTCAAGTACCTGATCCGCCATGTCTTCCCGTCACCGTTCGACTTCTTCCAGGAGTTCGGTGACTACTGGGAAGAACGGGGCTGGCAGAAGATCGGGCATCAGCTGGAGGATCTGTTCACCCGGCTGCATGATTTCCTGACGGACCGCGGCACGGCCTCCATGGACATTGTCACCGGCCTGATGAAGCTGGACTACTTCCTCGCCCATAAGTACAAGCCCCGCAAGATCTGGTGGGACGATGTCCTGGACAAGAGCGAGTGGACCAAATACATGAAGCAGATCGCCGAGCAGCCCGAGCGGGTTTCGGCAAAGCTCGCGGAGGCCGGACTTAGCGAGCGGGAGCTGCAAAAGTTCATCGTGCTCGACGAGCTGCCGTTCCGTCTTGCGCCGGTGCTGGAATCGATCAGCGGGCTGCGCTATGACGGGGAGCTTGGCGCTGAGGCAGGTGCACAGCCTGAAGCTGGTGCCAGGGACGGGGACGGCCGGGAGCTTCGTGGAGCGGCGGCCGAAGGAGAATCGGCGGAGCTTGCGGTAGCAGTGGCCGAGACTGGGGCGGTCCATAACGATCCGCACCCTGGTGCAAGCGATGGCCGCACGCTGCTGGTCGTCCTGTATCAGCAGGACGAGAGCCAGCGGGCGCAGTATTATATGCTGCCTTTGTAG